A genomic region of Planctomycetota bacterium contains the following coding sequences:
- a CDS encoding acetyl-CoA carboxylase carboxyltransferase subunit alpha, protein MSKITDAEGDDFVPTTPAHTRRVATGTIEALPFEKPLAKLEQQIHELEALQNSKSVDYSAELRELRTNHTNLLRKTYDNLTAWETVLVARHPQRPKMLDYVEMLCREFREIHGDRRFGDDLAIRTGLARIGGHKVMLIGQHMGRDTKEKIKCNFGLAHPEGYRKALRAMKLAEKFGLPVVCLIDTKGAYPGIGAEERGQAESIAVNLMEMARLETPIVAVVLGEGGSGGALGIGVADRVAMFQYAWYSVISPEACSSILFRGPDGTEQLADALSLTADKLKKHGIIDRIIAEPLGGAQRDPHAAARALEQYLAKTLRELKKVDTQKLLDERYAKFRAMGAYEETTAKQAVAASA, encoded by the coding sequence GTGTCCAAGATCACTGACGCCGAAGGCGACGACTTTGTTCCGACCACCCCGGCTCACACCCGGCGCGTCGCGACCGGAACCATCGAAGCACTCCCCTTCGAAAAGCCGCTGGCCAAGCTCGAGCAGCAGATTCACGAGCTCGAAGCCTTGCAGAACAGCAAGAGCGTCGACTATTCCGCGGAACTGCGGGAGCTGCGGACGAATCACACGAATCTGCTCCGCAAGACTTATGACAACCTGACCGCGTGGGAGACGGTCCTCGTCGCCCGCCACCCGCAGCGGCCGAAGATGCTCGACTACGTCGAGATGCTTTGCCGAGAGTTTCGCGAGATTCACGGCGATCGCCGCTTCGGCGACGACCTCGCCATCCGCACCGGCCTGGCCCGCATCGGCGGTCACAAGGTCATGCTCATCGGCCAGCACATGGGCCGGGACACCAAGGAAAAGATCAAGTGCAACTTCGGCCTGGCCCACCCCGAAGGCTATCGCAAGGCGCTGCGGGCGATGAAGCTTGCCGAGAAGTTCGGCCTGCCGGTCGTGTGCCTGATCGACACCAAGGGTGCCTACCCCGGTATCGGTGCGGAGGAACGCGGGCAAGCCGAATCGATCGCGGTCAATCTCATGGAGATGGCCCGGCTCGAAACGCCCATCGTCGCGGTCGTCCTTGGTGAGGGCGGCTCGGGCGGCGCACTGGGCATCGGCGTGGCCGATCGCGTGGCGATGTTCCAGTACGCGTGGTATTCCGTCATCAGCCCCGAGGCATGCAGCTCGATCCTCTTCCGCGGCCCCGACGGTACCGAGCAGCTTGCCGACGCCCTCTCACTCACGGCCGACAAGCTCAAGAAGCACGGCATCATCGACCGCATCATCGCCGAGCCCCTCGGCGGTGCCCAGCGCGACCCTCACGCCGCCGCCCGCGCCCTCGAGCAGTACCTCGCCAAAACGCTGCGTGAGTTGAAAAAGGTCGACACTCAGAAACTCCTTGACGAACGCTACGCCAAGTTCCGCGCGATGGGCGCGTACGAGGAAACGACCGCGAAGCAAGCCGTCGCCGCGTCAGCGTGA
- a CDS encoding prepilin-type N-terminal cleavage/methylation domain-containing protein: protein MLRQRVVEMKCQSQNRPGFTLVELLVVIGIIALLISILLPSLSKARQQANTTVCKSNQRQLVTGMLMYTGEQAGRLPAYEPTLPGRESSRIGSPIVTYRTAFTSTGTATDVNPSNHGLLFSQGYLPSSGVFYCPSQLAEPWLAGAYPEPYLSEGTAGLLNDGTASGEQFIVRSSYMYNPYPEREPTTGAVIALREYRDYERQTKFPADAVLFMDLLLGGDFPTIAHDENDLWNFAFIDGHVEDARDGDIAERSKDIARHSWGQFFRFLEGQTDITGATVEGLLDRL from the coding sequence ATGCTCAGGCAACGCGTAGTTGAGATGAAATGTCAATCGCAGAATCGGCCGGGGTTCACCCTCGTCGAACTGCTCGTCGTCATCGGCATCATCGCGCTGCTGATTTCGATCCTGCTGCCGTCGCTTTCCAAGGCACGTCAACAGGCCAACACCACCGTCTGCAAGAGCAACCAGCGCCAACTCGTGACCGGTATGCTCATGTACACTGGCGAGCAGGCGGGGCGATTGCCGGCGTATGAGCCGACGTTGCCCGGTCGCGAGTCCAGCCGGATCGGTAGCCCGATCGTCACCTACCGCACCGCGTTTACCAGCACCGGGACCGCGACGGATGTGAACCCGTCGAACCACGGCCTGCTTTTCTCACAGGGCTACTTGCCTTCGTCCGGTGTTTTCTATTGCCCGTCGCAGCTGGCCGAGCCTTGGCTCGCGGGTGCGTACCCGGAGCCGTATCTGTCAGAGGGCACGGCCGGCCTGCTCAACGACGGCACCGCTTCCGGCGAACAGTTCATCGTTCGATCGTCATACATGTACAACCCGTATCCAGAGCGCGAGCCGACCACCGGGGCCGTGATCGCCTTGAGGGAGTACCGCGACTACGAAAGGCAGACGAAGTTCCCCGCCGACGCGGTTTTGTTCATGGACCTGTTGCTGGGCGGCGACTTCCCGACGATCGCACACGACGAGAATGATCTCTGGAACTTCGCGTTCATCGACGGGCACGTCGAGGACGCCCGAGACGGCGACATCGCCGAGAGGAGCAAGGACATCGCGCGTCACAGTTGGGGACAATTCTTCCGGTTCCTCGAAGGGCAGACCGATATCACCGGCGCGACCGTCGAAGGCTTGTTAGACCGGCTGTGA
- the icd gene encoding NADP-dependent isocitrate dehydrogenase, whose amino-acid sequence MSEAITLTDGVLNVPDQPIIPFIEGDGTGPDIWRASQRVFDAAVEKAYGGSKKIAWHEVLAGEKAHNQTGEWLPQATLDDFTKYLVGIKGPLTTPVGGGIRSLNVALRQILDLYTCLRPVRAFDGVPSPVKKPELTDMVIFRENSEDIYAGIEFEAGSEDAEKFKAGFSSTFPERWKKVRFPDTAGFGIKPVSREGTERLVKAAIQYAIDNGRTSVTLVHKGNIMKFTEGAFMEWGYETAVKHFGAKPLDGGPWHYIDVPGDRKLTHRPTNDGKARVESGRIIIKDVIADAMLQQILTRPAEYDVVATLNLNGDYLSDALAACVGGIGIAPGGNINYDTGHAIFEATHGTAPKYADQDKVNPGSVILSGEMMFRHLGWNEAADLIIKGIEGAIEAKTVTYDFERLMDGATLLKCSEFGEAIVKHMG is encoded by the coding sequence ATGAGCGAAGCCATTACCCTCACCGACGGTGTCCTGAACGTTCCCGATCAGCCGATCATCCCCTTCATCGAGGGCGACGGCACCGGCCCCGACATCTGGCGGGCCTCGCAGAGGGTCTTCGACGCCGCGGTCGAGAAGGCGTACGGCGGCTCCAAAAAGATCGCTTGGCACGAAGTCCTCGCCGGCGAAAAGGCCCACAACCAGACCGGCGAATGGCTCCCGCAGGCCACGCTCGATGACTTCACCAAGTACCTCGTCGGCATCAAGGGCCCGCTGACCACTCCCGTCGGTGGCGGCATCCGCTCGCTCAACGTCGCACTTCGCCAAATCCTCGACCTCTACACCTGCCTGCGACCGGTCCGCGCGTTTGATGGCGTGCCGAGCCCGGTGAAGAAACCGGAGCTGACCGACATGGTCATCTTCCGCGAGAACTCCGAGGACATCTACGCCGGCATCGAGTTCGAGGCCGGCAGCGAGGACGCCGAGAAGTTCAAGGCCGGCTTCTCCTCGACCTTCCCCGAGCGTTGGAAGAAAGTTCGCTTCCCCGACACCGCGGGCTTCGGCATCAAGCCGGTCAGCCGCGAGGGCACCGAGCGCTTGGTCAAGGCCGCGATCCAGTACGCGATCGACAACGGCCGCACCTCCGTCACGCTCGTACACAAGGGCAACATCATGAAGTTCACCGAGGGTGCCTTCATGGAGTGGGGCTACGAGACGGCGGTGAAGCACTTCGGCGCCAAGCCGCTCGACGGCGGGCCGTGGCACTACATCGACGTGCCCGGCGATCGCAAGCTCACCCACCGCCCGACCAACGACGGCAAGGCCCGCGTGGAGTCCGGCCGCATCATCATCAAGGACGTCATCGCCGACGCGATGCTCCAGCAGATTCTCACCCGCCCCGCCGAGTACGACGTCGTCGCGACGCTCAACCTTAACGGCGACTACCTCTCCGACGCCCTGGCCGCCTGCGTCGGCGGCATCGGCATCGCCCCCGGCGGCAACATCAACTACGACACCGGCCACGCCATCTTCGAGGCCACCCACGGCACCGCCCCCAAGTACGCCGACCAGGACAAGGTCAACCCCGGCAGCGTCATCCTCAGCGGCGAAATGATGTTCCGCCACCTCGGCTGGAACGAAGCGGCCGACCTGATCATCAAGGGCATCGAAGGTGCGATCGAAGCCAAGACGGTGACTTACGACTTCGAACGCCTCATGGACGGCGCCACCCTGCTCAAGTGCAGCGAGTTCGGCGAAGCGATCGTGAAGCACATGGGCTGA
- a CDS encoding prephenate dehydrogenase/arogenate dehydrogenase family protein produces MKLHINIGQHPGEGRTNLLTCPVPEYQPIPDRLAVLGCGLLGTSVALAAKAARPDCEIVGFDISDTTLLNLGDKFDRIAPTVGEAVDDADAICIAVNVLAGPAVLEEIAPELRPDTFVFDTLSTKRSIVDAAELVMQSPVRFVGSHPMAGGEKGGPEAARADLFKNAPCIVTPNAATDEQSLLRVESFWSAVGCRVTRMYPSHHDRLAASVSHMPHIFAAAMVRHPEDLALNHAGTGFRDATRIAAGDAKLWADIITDNRDEVLLAMEECVGELREFATILQEQTLDREAMIRWLDGAARRRKAID; encoded by the coding sequence GTGAAACTCCATATCAACATCGGCCAACACCCGGGCGAAGGGCGAACCAATCTCCTAACCTGCCCCGTGCCCGAGTACCAACCCATTCCCGATCGACTGGCCGTGCTCGGTTGCGGCCTGCTGGGCACGTCCGTGGCACTGGCGGCCAAGGCGGCCCGGCCAGACTGCGAGATCGTCGGATTCGACATTAGCGACACGACCCTCCTGAATCTGGGCGATAAGTTCGACCGCATCGCCCCGACCGTTGGTGAGGCCGTGGACGATGCCGATGCGATTTGCATCGCGGTGAACGTGCTGGCCGGGCCGGCCGTGCTCGAGGAGATCGCCCCTGAGCTTCGGCCCGACACGTTCGTGTTCGACACGCTCAGCACCAAGCGGAGCATCGTGGACGCTGCCGAGTTGGTGATGCAAAGCCCGGTCCGCTTCGTCGGCTCCCACCCGATGGCCGGCGGCGAAAAAGGCGGCCCCGAGGCAGCCCGGGCCGACCTCTTCAAAAACGCCCCCTGCATTGTCACGCCCAACGCGGCGACCGACGAGCAGTCGCTTCTGCGGGTCGAGTCGTTCTGGTCGGCGGTGGGCTGTCGTGTGACGCGGATGTATCCGAGCCACCACGACCGCCTCGCCGCGTCGGTGAGCCACATGCCCCACATCTTCGCCGCGGCGATGGTGCGCCACCCCGAGGACCTCGCGCTCAACCACGCCGGTACCGGCTTCCGTGATGCCACTCGTATCGCCGCCGGCGACGCCAAGCTCTGGGCCGACATCATCACCGACAACCGCGACGAGGTGCTGCTCGCGATGGAGGAGTGCGTCGGCGAACTCCGCGAGTTCGCGACGATCCTGCAAGAGCAAACACTCGACCGCGAAGCTATGATCCGCTGGCTCGACGGCGCGGCGCGCCGCCGTAAGGCGATCGACTGA
- a CDS encoding PEP-CTERM sorting domain-containing protein encodes MKKQILAAAIAAAFVSTSAFAAPSLVPVVTNDQAAGGTLPSGFAVGGFGAVGGTLYAFLSSNNSGTGYVTAGTPGGDLTPVIGSIALSGLGAGYDDGLSPNGEVLTVGSTLIVPDSLTGGFVAIDTSNGNALTLLLDNTQIAAATAPTDTSVRRPLGSAVTPNGGLLFFDGDSASDVLLASNLTPGNVSVVATDAELTALLGSDDIDGGTVAGGSYFATGSGFDAIARADFDTNGDLDASTFTTVIDTTTYESIIDPDDTSPSLTPREMITGGDGLVYFYDGDVDGVVSFDPADPIGTLQIAVSEDVLLAGAGNDSVVDLLWFDDKLHVQVAGANAGTLFAVVPEPASLGLLALGGLALRRRR; translated from the coding sequence ATGAAGAAGCAGATTCTGGCAGCCGCGATCGCCGCGGCATTCGTGAGTACGTCGGCGTTTGCCGCCCCATCGCTGGTTCCCGTGGTCACCAACGACCAGGCCGCCGGCGGCACCTTGCCCAGCGGTTTTGCGGTCGGCGGATTCGGTGCCGTGGGCGGCACCCTGTACGCATTTCTGTCGTCCAACAACAGTGGCACGGGATACGTAACAGCCGGCACGCCGGGCGGCGACCTCACACCCGTCATCGGCTCCATCGCCCTCAGCGGCTTGGGTGCCGGTTACGACGATGGCCTCTCGCCCAACGGCGAAGTGCTCACCGTCGGCTCGACGCTTATCGTGCCCGACTCGCTCACCGGCGGGTTTGTGGCGATCGACACGTCTAATGGCAACGCGCTCACTCTTCTTCTCGACAACACGCAGATCGCTGCCGCCACCGCGCCCACCGACACATCGGTCCGACGCCCCCTCGGCAGCGCAGTCACGCCCAATGGCGGCCTGCTGTTCTTCGACGGTGATTCGGCAAGCGATGTGCTGCTGGCAAGCAACTTAACGCCCGGCAACGTCTCCGTTGTCGCCACTGATGCCGAACTGACGGCACTGCTGGGTTCGGATGACATCGACGGCGGCACCGTTGCGGGCGGCAGCTACTTCGCGACGGGCTCGGGCTTCGACGCCATTGCAAGGGCCGACTTCGATACCAATGGCGACCTGGATGCCTCCACTTTCACCACCGTGATCGACACCACCACATACGAGTCGATCATCGACCCGGATGACACGTCGCCGAGCCTTACGCCGCGCGAGATGATCACCGGCGGTGACGGGTTGGTTTACTTCTATGATGGCGACGTCGACGGTGTCGTTTCGTTCGACCCGGCAGACCCGATCGGTACCCTGCAAATCGCGGTTTCGGAAGATGTTTTACTCGCGGGTGCCGGGAACGACTCGGTTGTCGACCTGCTCTGGTTCGACGACAAGCTGCATGTGCAGGTCGCTGGCGCGAATGCCGGCACGCTGTTCGCCGTCGTGCCCGAACCGGCATCGCTGGGCCTCCTCGCACTCGGCGGACTGGCACTGCGGCGTCGGCGTTGA
- a CDS encoding carbonic anhydrase, with amino-acid sequence MPDHYVSTVEQLPMTIQAAAVYCSDGRIGEYVDDFMHNGLELPHYDRIAVPGGPAALIQRPESPLPHDRLLEELKFLIDGHGLQRLVLIQHDDCAFYRDRLHLSDITAVQREDVADVAELLRECTGISNIRGYYARFTDDGMTFDRIVP; translated from the coding sequence ATGCCCGACCACTACGTCTCCACGGTGGAGCAGTTGCCGATGACGATCCAGGCCGCGGCGGTGTATTGCTCGGACGGGCGGATTGGCGAGTATGTCGACGACTTCATGCACAACGGGCTGGAACTTCCGCACTACGACCGGATCGCGGTGCCGGGCGGGCCGGCGGCGTTGATCCAGCGGCCCGAGTCACCGCTCCCCCACGACCGGTTGCTCGAAGAGCTGAAGTTCCTGATCGACGGCCACGGCCTGCAACGGCTCGTGCTCATCCAGCATGATGACTGCGCGTTCTACCGTGACCGCCTGCACCTCTCCGATATCACGGCGGTCCAACGGGAGGACGTGGCCGACGTGGCCGAACTCCTGCGTGAATGCACCGGCATTTCCAACATCCGTGGCTACTACGCCCGGTTCACGGATGACGGGATGACCTTCGATCGCATCGTGCCTTGA